GAAATATCCATGATCATCGCCCCCCGATCCAGATTTTCCACGCCAAATCGTACTGTCCCAGCGATGCTGAAATTCTGCAGCGCCATGCTGCCATACATGGTCGAGCTGACCAAAGTGGCAATTGCACCAGGCCCAATGCCGAGCTTGTTGGCAAAATCATCGCTGATGAGAATCTCGCCAGATCGTTGAGGGAGCCGTCCCTGAACCAGGGCATCCGCAATATTCAAGCGCTGGATTTCCGAACTCGCTGGAGAAAATAGATCCACCGCCAGTCCGAAGGCAGGCCCCTGGGATTTGGTCTCGCCATTTTCATCGGGCACGTCCAGCAAGCCGCCGAACCGAATGCGTTTCACCCAGGTCATTGCTGGGAATTGTGCTTTAAGATTTTCGAGCATATCGGTAATGCCCAACAGGGCCAGGTCGTTCGGCATTTGATCGGCATTTTCAGCATAGGCACGGGTCATCACCTTCACATGGCCTGTCGTGAACCTGGCGTTCAGATCGATCATGTCCCCCAAAATACCATTCAGCCAGCAGTGCATCACTACCGTGAGCAACACGCCAGCCGTCACAATGATGATGGGAAACAGGCTACGATGCCGATCCCGCAGAATTCCTTTCAATAAAAATTTGATCATTGTATCTTCCCCTTGATGGCTTCGGTCGGATTCATTTTTGCGATTTTTCGGGCGGGCAGAAAGCTGACGATGGTCGCCGTGATGAAAACAATGGCCACCGTGGCGGCGATCAGGCCAGCGCTGTAAACTGGAAATATTTTCTCGGCAATGGTGAGGCCATATTCATCGGTGCCCTGGGGCATGGGGATGCCTTTGATCGCCTGCATGGTGAGCAGCGGGATGCCATAAGCAGCAGCCACAATAGCGGCCAACACCCCATACATCGCCCCCTCGACGGTGAACAGCCTGACGACCTGCCAGCGGGTCATGCCCAGGGCGATGATCGTCCCGATCTCCTTCTGCCTCCGAAAGATGGACAACACTTGGGTATCGAACACGGCCAGCATAGCCAGCAGCAACAGAATCACATAGACGAAGATGATGCCCACCGATTTCATTCGGATGGTCTCGCTCAGTTGCCTGAGCAAGAATTCGTGATTCTTGAATTCCCAATCTGGGAAGCTGGCGGAAATCGAGGCGGTTGGAGCGGTCACGAGAATCGTGGCTTCGTTGGACATTCCCAGCATGGTCTGCAGCCGTTCCAGCGGAAGCCATAGCTGGCCGTTATCGATGGCGGGGACAATCGTTTTGAAGATGCCGACAATTTTGATGTCTGCCGCATCGAACGTCCCGTCGGCATCCCGCCAGCGAACCGTGACCAGATCGCCCACATTGAGTTTGGTGGTTTTGGCCATTCGAGTTCCGATCAGAGCGGGGATGGCTTCGCCATTTTGTTGTAGCTCGGCTGAGGGAATTTTCAAAATTTTCTGCTCGGGGTCGATGCCTTTGAGAACCACATTTTGAATGCGCCCTTCAGGGTAAATGGTCGCCTGGGCGACCAGGATCGGCGTGAGGTGGCCGCTGGCGATTTCGCTTTGGAGCGCTTCGGGAAT
This DNA window, taken from candidate division KSB1 bacterium, encodes the following:
- a CDS encoding FtsX-like permease family protein, giving the protein MIKFLLKGILRDRHRSLFPIIIVTAGVLLTVVMHCWLNGILGDMIDLNARFTTGHVKVMTRAYAENADQMPNDLALLGITDMLENLKAQFPAMTWVKRIRFGGLLDVPDENGETKSQGPAFGLAVDLFSPASSEIQRLNIADALVQGRLPQRSGEILISDDFANKLGIGPGAIATLVSSTMYGSMALQNFSIAGTVRFGVENLDRGAMIMDISDAQTVLDMNDAASEILGYFPESVYNDRKAMAVEQAFNEKHKSNEDEFAPTMVRLKIQSGLAGYLDYVDSFKGIALGIFVLAMSLVLWNAGLLGGLRRYGEVGLRLAIGESKGHVYRSMIYESVLIGIIGSFFGTLLGLGVAYLLQTKGINISGMMQGATMMMPAVVRAQITPPAYVIGFVPGLLSTVLGTMLSGIGIYKRQTAQLFKELEV
- a CDS encoding FtsX-like permease family protein, translating into MISLKLAYKNLIGAGLRTWLNVIVLSFCYILIIWYFGLLDGWNKEARRETINWEIGGGQFWQKNYDPFDPLTLNDSHSPIPEALQSEIASGHLTPILVAQATIYPEGRIQNVVLKGIDPEQKILKIPSAELQQNGEAIPALIGTRMAKTTKLNVGDLVTVRWRDADGTFDAADIKIVGIFKTIVPAIDNGQLWLPLERLQTMLGMSNEATILVTAPTASISASFPDWEFKNHEFLLRQLSETIRMKSVGIIFVYVILLLLAMLAVFDTQVLSIFRRQKEIGTIIALGMTRWQVVRLFTVEGAMYGVLAAIVAAAYGIPLLTMQAIKGIPMPQGTDEYGLTIAEKIFPVYSAGLIAATVAIVFITATIVSFLPARKIAKMNPTEAIKGKIQ